The following nucleotide sequence is from Pasteurella multocida.
AATAATTGGCAAAACGCTTACCTATTGTTTTGTCATTCGCATCCTTGACCCTAAACTTAATGGCATCACGCAATTGCGAAGCAACCGCATAAACGGGAGTTCCATCTTGTCCAAGTGCGGTGTAATTTTTCACATCACCGCTACGTAATAAAGCACTTAACATAGATTATCCTTGTTCAACCTGATCACAATAAATACAAAAACGTTATAAATATTGCACTACATTCACACGATTTTAATAAGCTTGCCGCAGAAATGCAAAGAATTTGTACTTTTTTACAGCACTAAGATTTGTATTGATATCAAGGATATAAAAAACAAAAATTGCACTTTCAAACTAACAACTTGACGGATAGCACAATTTTATTTTGCGAGAAATCCCACAAATTTGATAAAAAGCACTTGATACTGTTTATTCATACAGTTAATATACACGACAAATTCTGATGATGATTTTATTGAGGATTCAAACATGGCAACAAAAGAAGAAAAAAATAAAGCACTGGCAGCAGCACTTGGGCAGATTGAAAAACAATTTGGGAAAGGCTCTATTATGAAATTGGGCGATACCCAAGCCTTGGATGTTGAAGCCGTGTCAACAGGCTCATTAAGCCTCGACGTCGCACTTGGCATTGGCGGGTTACCAATGGGTCGTATTGTTGAAATTTTCGGGCCTGAATCTTCCGGTAAAACCACCTTAACCCTTTCTGTCATTGCGCAAGCACAAAAAGAAGGCAAAACCTGTGCCTTTATTGACGCAGAACACGCATTAGATCCAATTTATGCTGCCAAACTGGGCGTCAATGTGAATGAACTGTTAGTTTCCCAACCTGATAACGGTGAACAAGCACTCGAAATTTGCGATGCGTTAGTGCGTTCAGGTGCAGTAGATGTGATCATTGTGGACTCAGTCGCAGCATTAACCCCGAAAGCGGAAATTGAAGGAGAAATGGGTGACTCACACATGGGCTTACAAGCACGTTTGATGTCACAAGCATTACGTAAACTCACTGGACAAATCAAAAACTCAAATTGCTTAGTGGTCTTTATTAACCAAATCCGTATGAAAATTGGTGTTATGTTCGGTAACCCAGAAACCACAACAGGGGGTAATGCACTAAAATTCTATGCCTCTGTACGTTTAGATATTCGCCGTACGGGTGCGATTAAAGAAGGTGAAGAAGTGATCGGTAACGAAACCCGTGTCAAA
It contains:
- the recA gene encoding recombinase RecA codes for the protein MATKEEKNKALAAALGQIEKQFGKGSIMKLGDTQALDVEAVSTGSLSLDVALGIGGLPMGRIVEIFGPESSGKTTLTLSVIAQAQKEGKTCAFIDAEHALDPIYAAKLGVNVNELLVSQPDNGEQALEICDALVRSGAVDVIIVDSVAALTPKAEIEGEMGDSHMGLQARLMSQALRKLTGQIKNSNCLVVFINQIRMKIGVMFGNPETTTGGNALKFYASVRLDIRRTGAIKEGEEVIGNETRVKVVKNKVAAPFRQVDFQILYGQGISKTGELIELGVKHKLVDKAGAWYAYNGEKIGQGKANAMKWLEEHPEEALALETKLRNELLANPEKVLAADIAEKNESSTGLEADY